A single genomic interval of Lysobacter avium harbors:
- a CDS encoding FAD-dependent oxidoreductase, with protein sequence MVGAGLAGALLAILLAQRGWSIDVYEKRGDLRELGYERGRSINLALAERGRHALRQADADDAVMAKTVMMRGRMVHFADGHLDLQRYGRDDTEVIWSVHRGELNEALLDIAEQAGARIHFHHRLDSVDFDARIAKFGDDRGDTVREIHFDTLVGADGAGSALRQAMAGVCELGERSEFLGHSYKELEIPPGPDGGFQIEPHALHIWPRGRYMCIALPNDEGTFTVTLFLPNHALPNHALPNHAAPDEGAPGFDTITTGAQARAFFDRDFPDASRLIPALEHDFDHNPTGVLGTLYLDRWHLDHRAVLIGDAAHAMVPFHGQGMNCAFEDCVALANHLLRTTDRGEAFAGFQSERLPNARAIQQMALENYLEMRDHVDDDDYILQRELGNRLAERHPQRFLPRYAMVTFTHLPYAVALARGETQHEMLVELTRDRTTLDGFDWDAADALVEARLPPLPEDY encoded by the coding sequence ATCGTCGGTGCCGGTCTGGCCGGCGCGCTGTTGGCCATCCTGCTCGCCCAGCGCGGCTGGAGCATCGATGTCTACGAGAAGCGCGGCGACCTGCGCGAACTCGGCTACGAGCGCGGCCGCTCGATCAACCTGGCGCTGGCCGAGCGCGGCCGGCATGCCCTGCGCCAGGCCGACGCCGACGACGCGGTAATGGCCAAGACGGTGATGATGCGCGGCCGCATGGTGCATTTCGCCGACGGGCACCTGGACCTGCAGCGCTACGGCCGCGACGACACCGAGGTGATCTGGTCGGTGCACCGCGGCGAGCTCAACGAGGCGCTGCTCGACATCGCCGAGCAGGCCGGCGCGCGCATCCACTTCCACCATCGTCTCGACAGCGTCGACTTCGACGCCCGGATCGCAAAGTTTGGCGATGATCGCGGCGACACCGTGCGCGAGATCCATTTCGACACCCTGGTCGGTGCCGACGGCGCCGGTTCGGCGCTGCGCCAGGCGATGGCCGGCGTGTGTGAACTGGGCGAGCGCAGCGAATTCCTCGGCCACTCCTACAAGGAGCTGGAAATCCCACCCGGCCCGGACGGCGGTTTCCAGATCGAGCCCCATGCCCTGCATATCTGGCCGCGAGGGCGCTACATGTGCATCGCGCTGCCCAATGACGAGGGCACTTTTACCGTCACCCTGTTTTTGCCGAACCATGCCCTGCCCAATCATGCCCTGCCCAACCATGCGGCCCCGGACGAGGGCGCACCCGGCTTCGACACCATCACCACCGGCGCGCAGGCACGGGCGTTCTTCGATCGCGACTTCCCTGACGCATCCCGACTGATCCCGGCGCTGGAGCACGATTTCGACCACAACCCCACCGGCGTCCTCGGCACGCTGTACCTTGACCGCTGGCACCTGGACCACCGCGCGGTGCTGATCGGCGATGCAGCGCACGCGATGGTGCCCTTCCACGGCCAGGGCATGAACTGCGCGTTCGAGGATTGCGTCGCGCTGGCCAACCACCTCCTGCGGACCACCGACCGCGGCGAGGCGTTCGCCGGCTTCCAGTCCGAGCGCCTGCCCAACGCCCGCGCGATCCAGCAGATGGCGCTGGAGAACTACCTGGAGATGCGCGACCACGTCGATGACGACGACTACATCCTGCAGCGCGAGCTGGGCAACCGGCTGGCGGAGCGCCACCCGCAGCGGTTCCTGCCGCGTTACGCCATGGTGACCTTCACCCACCTGCCCTACGCCGTGGCGCTGGCGCGTGGCGAGACCCAGCACGAGATGCTGGTGGAGCTGACCCGCGACCGCACGACGCTCGACGGCTTCGACTGGGACGCCGCCGACGCGCTGGTGGAAGCCCGCCTGCCGCCATTGCCTGAGGACTACTGA
- the sbcB gene encoding exodeoxyribonuclease I has protein sequence MAASFLFYDLETFGSDPRRTRIAQFAAIRTDADLNPIDDPISIYVKPADDLLPSPIATLITGITPQHALREGMAERDALALIFEEMARPETCTLGYNSLRFDDEFVRHGLFRNFFDPYEREWRGGNSRWDLLDVMRFAHALRPDGIVWPKREDGATSFKLEHLAEANGVREGDAHEALSDVRALIGLARKLKTAQPRLWDYALRLRDKRYAASLLDVVEMTPVLNVSQRFPASRLCAAPVIPLARHPHIDSRVIVFDLGQDPDSLLTLDPEQIAARLYVRAADLPEGVERVALKEIHLNRSPALSAWAHLRPADFERLCIDRELVESRAARLRDAGPALAEKIRAVFSSDREHPPSDVDASLYDGFLDGADKRVFAEIRTSDPQTLAERDFGFRDARLPELLFRYRARNFPEHLSDAERVRWDDYRRRRLFDEAARMGEQTLPQYFAQIEALRAEHHDQPDRLALLDHLQQWGQQLQQSL, from the coding sequence GTGGCGGCCAGCTTCCTGTTCTACGACCTGGAAACCTTCGGCTCCGATCCCCGTCGCACGCGCATCGCGCAGTTCGCCGCGATTCGCACCGATGCCGACCTCAACCCGATCGACGACCCGATCAGCATCTATGTCAAACCCGCCGACGACCTGCTGCCCTCGCCCATCGCCACCCTGATCACCGGGATCACCCCGCAGCACGCGCTGCGCGAAGGCATGGCCGAGCGCGACGCGCTGGCGCTGATCTTTGAGGAGATGGCGCGGCCGGAAACCTGCACGCTGGGTTACAACTCGCTGCGTTTCGACGACGAGTTTGTCCGCCACGGCCTGTTCCGCAACTTCTTTGATCCCTACGAGCGCGAATGGCGCGGCGGCAACTCGCGATGGGACCTGCTGGACGTGATGCGCTTCGCCCACGCCCTGCGCCCGGACGGCATCGTCTGGCCCAAGCGCGAGGACGGCGCGACCTCGTTCAAGCTCGAGCACCTGGCCGAGGCCAATGGCGTGCGCGAGGGCGATGCGCACGAGGCGCTGTCGGATGTCCGCGCGTTGATCGGCCTGGCCCGCAAGCTCAAAACCGCGCAGCCGCGCCTGTGGGATTACGCCTTGCGCCTGCGCGACAAGCGCTACGCCGCCAGCCTGCTGGACGTGGTCGAGATGACGCCGGTGCTCAACGTGTCGCAGCGCTTCCCGGCCAGCCGGCTGTGCGCCGCCCCGGTCATCCCGCTTGCCCGCCATCCGCACATCGACAGCCGGGTCATCGTGTTCGACCTCGGCCAGGATCCCGACAGCCTGCTCACGCTGGACCCGGAACAGATCGCCGCGCGCCTGTACGTGCGTGCCGCCGACCTGCCCGAGGGCGTCGAGCGCGTCGCGCTGAAGGAGATCCACCTCAACCGCAGCCCGGCGCTGTCGGCCTGGGCGCATCTGCGGCCGGCGGATTTCGAACGTCTCTGCATCGACCGCGAGCTGGTCGAGTCACGCGCCGCGCGCCTGCGCGACGCCGGGCCGGCGCTGGCGGAGAAGATCCGCGCGGTCTTCAGCAGCGATCGCGAACATCCGCCCTCCGACGTCGATGCCAGCCTCTACGACGGCTTCCTGGACGGCGCCGACAAGCGCGTGTTTGCGGAGATCCGGACCAGCGACCCGCAGACGCTGGCCGAGCGCGACTTCGGCTTCCGCGATGCGCGGCTGCCGGAGTTGCTGTTCCGCTACCGCGCACGCAACTTCCCCGAGCACCTGTCCGACGCGGAGCGCGTGCGGTGGGACGACTACCGGCGCCGGCGCCTGTTCGATGAGGCCGCACGCATGGGCGAACAGACCCTGCCGCAGTATTTCGCCCAGATCGAGGCCCTGCGCGCCGAACACCACGACCAACCCGACCGCCTCGCGCTGCTGGACCACCTGCAGCAATGGGGCCAACAGCTGCAGCAATCGCTATGA
- a CDS encoding DUF2461 domain-containing protein has translation MTAYFSDASLKFLRALALHNNKPWFDKHKPQYEAHVRQPFLRLITDLQPDLAAVSQHFRADPRTVGGSMFRIYRDARFSHDKSPYKSWQGARLFHERRREVAAPSFYIHLQPGASFVGAGLWRPEPKTQLRIRHFILDNPASWKATAHSPTLRKRFDFGQENKLVRPPRGFPADFEFIDDLKHRNWVFVRPLDDATMTGPKLRETIAGDLVMLGPFVDYLCAALDLEF, from the coding sequence ATGACCGCCTACTTCAGCGATGCCAGCCTGAAGTTCCTGCGCGCACTGGCGCTGCACAACAACAAGCCTTGGTTCGACAAGCACAAGCCACAGTACGAGGCGCACGTGCGCCAGCCGTTCCTGCGCCTGATCACCGACCTGCAACCGGACTTGGCCGCGGTCAGCCAGCATTTTCGCGCCGACCCGCGCACCGTCGGCGGCTCGATGTTCCGCATCTACCGCGACGCCCGCTTCTCGCACGACAAATCGCCGTACAAAAGCTGGCAGGGCGCGCGCCTGTTCCACGAACGCCGCCGCGAAGTCGCCGCGCCGTCGTTCTACATCCACCTGCAGCCCGGCGCGAGCTTCGTCGGCGCCGGCCTGTGGCGTCCCGAACCCAAAACCCAGCTCCGCATTCGCCATTTCATCCTCGACAACCCCGCCAGCTGGAAAGCCACCGCGCATTCGCCGACGCTGCGCAAGCGCTTCGACTTCGGACAGGAGAACAAGCTGGTGCGGCCACCGCGTGGATTCCCCGCCGACTTTGAATTCATCGACGACCTGAAGCATCGAAACTGGGTATTCGTGCGGCCGCTGGACGACGCGACGATGACGGGGCCGAAGCTGCGCGAAACGATTGCGGGAGATCTGGTGATGCTGGGGCCGTTTGTGGATTATTTGTGTGCGGCTTTGGATTTGGAGTTTTGA